In Camelina sativa cultivar DH55 chromosome 13, Cs, whole genome shotgun sequence, the genomic window AATACCTGATGCAGGATCGAAAACAAGATTAAGAGACTGGCTGTCGGTGAAATATTGTTTGGCTAGTAATCTAAAATCGACTGCGGGTTCAACTGGCTTGGGTCGTGGAAACCGCAAAGGTGAAGAAATTGATATAGATGAAGGACCATTTAGCAAGGAATCGGGCTCCCATAAGTGACCTGGCTTCCCTACTAAATCAACCAGGTACTccctgaaaccaaaacaaagtttCCACATCATCAACCTAGTATTTAGCGTTAGGAATGTTTTTACAGAAACAGAAAGCAAAGCAAATAGGAAAATAAAGGCTCTTTCGCAACCACTTCTAtcatacctatcaagtccaaaCCTGACAAGGCACGATGCGGCATCATCTCTATTACAATATTTGCATCCCTTTGCAATTCGACAGGGTAAATCAATTATGTCAGCCAGTACCTGCATGCACCCAGTGGCAggtataaacatttttttttctttcaaatattcaACTaacagtaactttttttttttctagctaaTAACACCACTTTTCTCAAGCAACTTTCTTAACATGTATTACAATACAAACAAATGAATGAAGcgaaataatttatatgatcATTTCAAAAGATACGTCTCCAATGTCATAAGAATAGCACCAAAGTTGGGATCTCACTTTGAAGAGTAAAGCTCGATGTCTGCAGAGTCCAACAGAGAGGCTACCTATGGGAACCACCACTTTAAAGATTTCTTTTAGACCATCAATGCACTCCTTCCACATGGGAACTAACTCATCTTCCCCCATGATAACTGGACCCCTGAGGAGCCAAGAATTAACGATTAACAAGAAATGTGAGAACTCACAGGaagatataaattataatttcaaaGAGATCGTAAGGATTGTGTGAGTACAAACCCCATACGATTGCAGATAAGCTTTGCCAGCTGATCAACAACCTCTTTTGTGGTTATGCAGCTACATGATATGTCGTGGACTCTATTGTGAAGTTCCTTGAAGGCTGGATCACTACGCCTATCGACTATGATCGCTTCAAGCGAAGAGTCAACACCGGAATCAACAGCTCTTAATGACTCAATTGAAGGGATGCGGCCACTTTCATGCAGATCGATGCATAAGGTCCAAATATATGGATCCAGACCATTCATCATGTAAAACCCATCAGGAACTTTATCATAGTACGATAAACAGCCATTAACCTGATACAGTAAACCAAAAAGACTTATTCTCTTTCTCAATCAGTCACAATTCATAAATAGGCGCATTTTTAGAAAATCAGAACtgccaacaaacaaaaatcactaATCAGCTGCATGTTCCTGAGCTGCtaataaacaaacaagtacaTACTCCATCTCTGACTGCGTAGTGGCCTATCCTGAGCAACTCATTCCAAACAGACATATTGATAATCCCAACCCCTAAACCTTCAAAATTTCTAATAATAACCCCAGATCTCTTTACTAATTCCTAGGGATCTTTACAACGCTTGGTAAGGAGATCTAACTGAAACTTCGGCTAAACAGGAACGAACAAAAGGCAATCAATCAAACCAATACCCAGAAACGATGTGAAACGGTTTCGGCTGAACTTGGAGAAGTCCTCAAAGCAGATTCATCCGGAACAGGATCCAGAAAATTCGGATCGTCGGCGCAAGTAGCCTCGGACGAAAGCCGTAACGCTAATGCAAGCTGCAACTGATAACTCTCCTCCGTCTGCTGCGCCCAACTCTTCCCAGATGAAGAACCCCCAGCCGAGTCAGCCGTCATCTGTATCCTcaaatctccaccaccaccaccaaaaccaAGCCTAAACCCATCATCTTGAGGAAATCCAACAGATTCGATCTCGTTAGCAGCCGCAGAAAGCGTAGGCATATAATAATCCCCAGACAAAGAGCTCTCACCAAAACTACTCCCACTCGATTGCCTCTGTAACCCTAGAGACGAAGCATACATATTATTATTCCCACCCCGATTCGGCTGATTACTCAACCTATGATCACCAGCGCCGCTAGGATCCCAATCAAATCCGCTTCTATCCGCCTTGTTTTTCCCGTTGTTCCCGCTGTTATTGTTGCTGGCGCTCCTGTTCTCGCTGGACAAAGAGTCATAGTGCGGCGGAGGAGCTCCGGTGACGGAAACAGAGACCTGATCGTCAGAAAATTGACTAAGCAAATTGTAATTAGATCTTCTACCGGGCATTTCCATGGAAGTTATGGCGATCTAAGATGAGTGATGTCTCCGATCATATAAGCTTCAAACCCTAGGAAACCGCCATTGTTGAAGAAAAATTCGGCTGAGCTAGCTCGAGAAGCCACTTGTTTCTCTctctagtttttcattttttgtcttcttacttttctttaataaaaattctctctctatctctctctctaatggacattggaattttttaattttttttttgtatataaactgatgagagaacttttttttaactcgGTGGCGTTTCTGTTTATGATTTCGTTATATTCCCTCCCATGTCCCCCTTTTTTATGGAACTTtgacaattttttcaaaataaattttgtaatttaatttcgtttttttttatccaccatatttttcattacaaaaaatCTTCGTTGATGCAAAAAGAATGAGAGGGAATGAATAATTAATCTTCTCAAAAGCGTAGGTTTAATTTTGAGCAATGGATTTCTGTATGAATCTTTTTGGTGGAATGCAACTGAGATTGGAAGATAAAAGAATAATGTGAAACATAGGTAGTGAGTAGTGACCATTTCAAAGAGGAAACAAAGCTAAAAAGAGGAACATGCTCACGTGTAATAAGACTAAACCATGTTGCATGCCCACTTGAATAAGATCCAAAGCATTTCTACATATGGAATTGAGATTACAATCTCTGCAGCaaaagttttggttatatttctTATACCAATCTGAATACGTGAATATTGGATCCGCGTTTAATTCACTTTTTAGTAGTCTAACATACAACATTGAAAAAGCAATTCAACATTATAAAGTTTAGAGTATATGAtggtattttactattttataaagaaagaacaacaaaactatttgaaaaatatatggaAAGTGAAGGAatggactatatatatataaatattgggGATTGAGGGGGATGTATTCGTGTATGCAAAAATGGATGGGCTCTTGTGTCTTTATATTCTTTTGTCTATTCAAACATTCGTATTTGATGCCTGTTACTTCATCTTAACCATTTTTtgggcaattgtcataaataccactaatacatgtttttatttcaaaaataccacaatttagttttttctaaaaatgccattaaaatatttttttttccaaaaaataccacgtaattgaactaaagttctaatactaaaaactaattcctaaattctaaatactaaaccctacttctaaaaactaaatgtgtcaacccaaacctaaaaaaaaaatttacattcttaatttattttttttgtgtttatggtaattttgaaaaaaaattttgtggtatttttgaaaaaaaaactaaaatgtgatatttttggaaaaaaaaaattttagtggtatttaaaggaatttatgttcttctttttctttatgttggaTTGTTGACAAACATACAAATAATTGTTTTTCATAATAGTGTAGTTTTTTTAGTTAACAAATAAGATTATATATTCGTATAATTTGATAAATTGACGTAATCAAATAAGATTTTCGTGTCTTTGATTTTGGAAGCACCACCTTAAACATGTATTGAATGTTAACGTTAATATgatcacaaacaaaaactctagctaatattgaaaagaaaagcgTTAAGGTTGTTTTTACAGTGAATTTGAGTGGACAAAACACTAATTACAGTAATTATACAATTTGTAAATAGTGAATTGTGGGTAACAATTAAATTTACGTTTAGGTTTAATGTATGGAATTATTAGGTCAGTTTTAGTATTGGTATTAATCTATTTGAATTAGTTTCTATAATTAATCTACTAATTAAGTCAAGGTCAAATTCTTCTATCCCTAAagatttttcagatttttttccgGATAGTCAATGAGCTGTCATTAATTTATCAATCAAGTTATCAACGCAACTTggacaataaaataaatactaagGTTCATCGAATACTGCCAGGTTCAATGCACTCACCGCATTTTTGTCATTAAGTTGATTTTTAGccgtagattttttttttttttttcagtaagttgcttcttcttcttttgttttttcttctccttttgtagtattttaaaattttaaatatcacGGCTGCTGAATATATAAAGTACGTTGTGGAATATTTAAGACAAAATTTTGGGTAACATATTAtactttacctttttttttagttgagaTTATTTAAGATTTTGTAGTCTATTGCTGCTTAATTCCCACTCGTGCAACTATCCCATTTAATTATTCGTCGTTGGACCGTACTTAATGTTATTATCATATATACTCTCCATAGATTTTGTTAACTGGTTTTCGTTTTTCTATGGTCTATGGATTAgggaaaaatatttaaatttgtgatgcATGGTAAGTAATTTTACTAGTATAAAACAGCTTTTACCTCTCAAGGGTATTAAGGTAAATGATGCTCCATTTGACCGTGGGacttattttgaaattttgaatattgaaGTGGGACTCCATGTGTTGACGAAAACGCCTGAccaaacggaaaaaaaaatggaaactctCCGTCAGTCAAATAAGTCCGTTACAATCCGTCCTTCCTGACACCGTTAATTAAAAGGCGgttaaaaaaaaccttaataaGAATGGGCTTAAATTATGGGCTTAAAAACCCTAGGCCCAATACATGAGCAGGACACACAAACCATCGAGTGGTCCGCGTAACAGAGAATCACTAAAACCCCCTTTGGTCTCTCATTAAATAAATTCCATCGGACGGCCCCTTCAACTTCACACGCCCTAGAAACCGCTCTGGAGAGACGAATCGCTCTACAACCTTCTTCTTCGACGCATCGTCGCCTTCAAGGTCACACTACCTCTCACGACAATGGAGTTCTGGGGTAAAAACGTTTTCCTatcttacttcttcttcttcttcttccgtctATAAGCTTCGTTTCCTGCACTTAGGGTTTTTCATCTTCTGGTTTcatcgttttgttttttccgTTTTTTCACTGTTTCTTCTCCCGAATCGTCTGGTTAGCTGTTCAGATGAGTAACGAGAGATAAGATTTGTCAGTATTTGGTGTGTAGTCTTGGTTTAAACTCCGATATTTCTAGTTTCGTtactgaaattgaaaaaaaaaattgagtagaGGCTTTGGGATTCCATGTCTCGGGTATTTGGTACTTTTGAATGGTTCGAAATGATGGATTTGTGGaagatttgttgattttttttttggttttgttgtacTATCTATGAGTTTGCAGGTGTTGAAGTTAAGCCTGACGGATCACTTCGTGTGGATCCTGGGGAAGATATGCTTGTGCACATCTCACAGGTACTGTTGAATTGCTTTGAGTTGAGTTGAGTTGTAACAATGTATTTTACAgtgacgtttttttttgtttatcttattgAAGGCTGCTTTGGGAGATAGTAAGAAAAAAGTTAAGGAACCGATTCAGCTTTTCGTGGAAGTTGGAGGTCAAAAGCTTATTATAGGGAACCTCTCTCATGGCAAGTTTCCTCAGCTGTCCACGGAGCTTGTCTTGGAAAAGGGATTTGAGCTGTCTCACAATTGGAAGAATGGGAGCGTTTTCTTCACTGGTTACAAAGTTGATGCATCTGATCCATATCCTTTActatttcaatatttgtttgttaatattgcTTAAACCTTACAAGCTTGTTGATGAATGTGATTTTGGAAATCGTTGTTTTACTTTACTCTCTTTTCTTCCTTGACTCTCTATGTCCGTCTTACTGAGGCTGAGGATATGTCTGATGATGAACCTGCGGTTGGTAGTGCCAAAGGTGAGTTGGGAGTTATATCAAATTGTGTCTAGTTatctgattttagtttttttctaagAATACTAATCTCTTATCCTTTGATGTGGTCTCAGCTGAGCCAGCTGTTGCAGCATCAGGTGTGAAACAGGTGAACTTTCAATTGCCAAATGCAGAAGTCAAAGCCCAGGAagatgatgacgaagatgacAGTGAGGAGGACTcttcagatgatgatgagtctTCTGACGAATCTGGAGATGAGGAGGTACCTCTATTTATAAACTACTAACTCAATGGCTGTAGATTTTAACTTGGGCTCAGTGACatgttaaaattataatcagTGTACGCCTGTCACTTTTATGTTTGCATTTTCCACATGAACAATAATGTGTATTTCTGTTCTATCCCATTCTCTTAATTCTTTAATCCTCATCATCGCTGCTTCTTTTCAGGAAAAGAAGGTTACTGCTGAAGTTGACAGtgatgaagacgatgaagatgacTCATCTGACGACGATGAAGATGACTCATCAGAGGAGGACACCCCAAAAAAGGTAACAtgatatttctctatatatctgCTCGGTTATGAATAAACGTATATTTGTTCTGACTTACTACCCTTCTTTGGGAGCAATTTTCTCTGCTTGTGTGGTCAAACTAAAACCTGATATCTGAATTTTCTTGGTTTATGAATAGCCTGAAGAATCCAAGAAGAGGTCTGCAGAAGCCAACTCCTCAAAGAATACTGCTTCCAACAAGAAGGCTAAGTTTGTAACTCCTCAGAAAACAGGTGATTAAATCGTTTTTACCAATCTCCCCATTGAATCCTTGTTTTTtaacagaaagaaagatggaTTGGTTTAACTGAAAACATTGtgacaataaaaacagagtctaAGAAGCCGCATGTCCACATTGCAACTCCTCATCCATCAAAACAGGCGGGTAAGAATTCTGGTGGAAGCAGCAATGGAGAGTCGTCGAAGAAGCAGCAGACACCAAAGTCTGCAGGAGCGTTTGGGTGCAATTCATGCAGCAGAACCTTTACTTCGGAAATGGGGTTGCAGTCTCACACAAAGGCGAAACACAGTGCAGCTGCTTGAAaatcataagaagaagaagctcgatGACTTAGTCCTTTATAATATCTACTTTAGAACTTCGATGCCTGTTGGTGTTCAAAACTGGAACTTGCGAGTGAGTCAGTTTTAGTTGGTCTTTTTTTCTCAGGCGtttcaactttttcttaatCGTTTCGGTATTTTGAAAACTTTGCTAAACCTTGGAACCTTGGTTTGTGTTTAGTGCTGCTAATAtggatatatattattagaagTCTTTTTGGAGGCTTTTCTAGTAAACACCCATTGCAAATCCTTTATCCATTAACTACCCAATGGGGTACGAGCAAACATGTCAATTTCCGTGTAGTTATAATTTATGAAGAAGAGAATAACAACAAGCAGGTTTGCCCGAGTGGTTAAGGGGGAAGACTTAAGTTCTTCTGCACATAAGTGCGCGTGGGTTCGAACCCCACAGCCTGCAAATATTGCTAACTTATTTTTtcataaagttaaaaaatatttttacgatatatgttattttgtttagtCTATGACagatactatatataaaagcaaatcaaatcaaatcgtACCAAGAATGAAACTTCCTCCTTGATCGTTTCCACTTTTCATTGACTTTTGGgtaattttccttttatttgttagtttacttctttttttgggttcaatttgGTAAAGTGTGCTTCAATGCTAATAGCATCgttagtttcctttttttttttttaacctgcTTTGTATACACTATATTACTTTCTAAAGCTGCTTTGCTTTGTATATATTTCACTTATAAGATTGCTCTGTTTGTATGTGACAAATTGAGTCTTTAAGAAGCTTAGCTTTCTGCATCGTGATCTTCCCTTCTGGTTCAGCCATTCGTTTGGGTTTTGCCCTAATGCCGCTCCTCCGGCGTTACGTCTTCAATCCTACCGGAATAACAagagtcggagaagaagaatataacGACCAAACCGAACCTCAAACCAGGGGATACATCCATGTGAATGTGACAGCCTCAACTAGGGTTTCACTCAACGAGAGAGAGCATCAGAGAAGGTCGCCCGATGTTGTTTGCTCATCTTCTTCAGGATCGCAGGAGGATATAGAATCACGCTGTTCGATCTGCTTGGAAGTTTGGACCAACGGTGGCGAACACCAAGTCTCTTGTCTTCCCTGTGGACACTTGTATGGGTTTTCTTGCATCAACAAGTGGTTACAGCATCGTCCAAGTTCAGGAAAGTGTCCTCAATGCATCAGAGCATGTAGCTTTAAAGATGTCGTGAAAATCTACGCATCAAAGATTGCTGCGATTGATGATGAAGCACAAAAGAGAATCGTATCTCTCGAGGCCAAGTTAAGTTCAGTAGAAGCGAAGACACCGAGTTTGAGTTACAAAGAAGCTCGATGGAGAGAAAAGAAAGCAGAGTTACGATTAGAGATTAATAATCTCAGGAAGAAGATGTATCAAGAACGTCATGGACATGATGAACCTTCTTACAGCTTTAAACATCATAAAGAAGTGTTAGTTAATGGTGGCcgtatatttgaaataaatgttGGTAGACAGATTCTGTTGTTGGCCCGTAGGCTCTCAGGAAGTGGTGGAACGTTTGTGCTTACGCAAATCAACTTACATACTGGTATGATTGATAATGACATTTTGTTGCCTCGTACAACTAGAGCTATTCAAGATCTTCGCCTTTCGCCTCACAGTAACGGGCTAGCTGTATATGGTTCTCTAGggaaaaaattatcttttataaGCTTGGATAGTCACGACACTGTCTTGTCTTATGATCATCTACCTGCTGCACCTTTGTCTTGTTCTTGGGATCTCAACAGTTGTCACCATGTTTATGCTGGACTACAGAATGGGATGGTTTTAGTATTTGATATGCGTCAAAACAAGAGACCTTTAGCGTCCTTGGTTGGCGTGACAAGCAATCCAGTTCATACTATCTATCGTCTCTCTGCATATTCCACTCCAACTTCTGATGTCGGCCGTGAGCTCTTATCCGCTTCTTCCATCGGGCTTTGTCAGTGGAACATTAGTGGCAGTGAGGGAAGGCCAACACTGGTTTCTGAAACAAGAAACTTAGAAACATGCATAGCCTCCTCGTATTGTCCTCGCACCAATCATGTGGTTGCCTCTTATAAACGGAGAGCTAAATCTTCTGATAATAATAGTAATCGTAATGGTGTAGATGTATTTCATGTTTGTCTCAAGAGACGAGTTGATGGCTCTTATTCTCAGAAACAGTCATCAACACAAGCTATTGTAGACACCATCACCTTGCCAAGAACAGCGATTATAGATTTTGGTGAGGAAAGGAGACAACTGTTTGCATCTTATGATGACTTCACTCGAGAGCTAATCTTGCAAGATCCTTCCTCTTTTACTGTCTCTCAACGGTTTGCATTGTCAAGTCCTCATCTGCTTCAAGACGTGAAATACGCTCACCTCAATGGTTCGGGTTTGCTCGGTCTCTTAACTGATGATAGATTGCAACTTCTTAGTAATTAATCATTCTTGTAGGGATACAAAGAGTCAAATCGTTTACTGTAAAAAAAGCAGAACAAAATAAGGAAGTTACAATTTTCTTGAAATGCTAACTTCTTTAAAGCTTCTCAACACTACTGAATCTTTTGAGAGTTTACAAAAGACTCCATGAAATTggaggatatatatatttgatcagTTGAGTTCTCTTCGTCTTGCGATAAAGTCAATAATCTAATTGCCCTTTGAGGAATCTGAATAATCCCTTCAAAgtatatttcttctttatactataagtatccatatctttcaacaCTACACACACCATCTTCTGTAACAATGGTAtcatcaaatctctctctctctctctctctctctctctctctctctctctctctctattcacaCCAACAAGAATTTTAAATAacgaagccaaaaaaaaaagaaaaagaaaaagaaaatcatctTTTTATTCTCAAGCATCTCATCGCTCGAAAACTCCTTTTTTCCATTCAATGGTTAGGCACAATCGTCCCAATTTGTCCAAATCCCGCAATGAAGAACGCGATTGCTTGCGCGAAAAGGTATAGGTAATAATGATTCTTCCCAAAAAACGCGTCATAACATCCCACAAATAACAGATACATTCCTACACCGAGTTCCAGCACATGAATCCTGCCAAAATAGACACATAAAAAAACACGATTAGAATTGGTTTAATGGAAA contains:
- the LOC104734397 gene encoding serine/threonine-protein kinase CTR1; translation: MEMPGRRSNYNLLSQFSDDQVSVSVTGAPPPHYDSLSSENRSASNNNSGNNGKNKADRSGFDWDPSGAGDHRLSNQPNRGGNNNMYASSLGLQRQSSGSSFGESSLSGDYYMPTLSAAANEIESVGFPQDDGFRLGFGGGGGDLRIQMTADSAGGSSSGKSWAQQTEESYQLQLALALRLSSEATCADDPNFLDPVPDESALRTSPSSAETVSHRFWVNGCLSYYDKVPDGFYMMNGLDPYIWTLCIDLHESGRIPSIESLRAVDSGVDSSLEAIIVDRRSDPAFKELHNRVHDISCSCITTKEVVDQLAKLICNRMGGPVIMGEDELVPMWKECIDGLKEIFKVVVPIGSLSVGLCRHRALLFKVLADIIDLPCRIAKGCKYCNRDDAASCLVRFGLDREYLVDLVGKPGHLWEPDSLLNGPSSISISSPLRFPRPKPVEPAVDFRLLAKQYFTDSQSLNLVFDPASDDMGFSMFHRQYDNPGGENDALAENGGGSANMPPQNMMRASNQVEAVPMNAPPINQTVPNRANRELGLDGDDMDIPWCDLNIKEKIGAGSFGTVHRAEWHGSDVAVKILMEQDFHAERVNEFLREVAIMKRLRHPNIVLFMGAVTQPPNLSIVTEYLSRGSLYRLLHKSGAREQLDERRRLSMAYDVAKGMNYLHNRNPPIVHRDLKSPNLLVDKKYTVKVCDFGLSRLKASTFLSSKSAAGTPEWMAPEVLRDEPSNEKSDVYSFGVILWELATLQQPWGNLNPAQVVAAVGFKCKRLEIPRNLNPQVAAIIEGCWTNEPWKRPSFATIMDLLRPLIKSAVPPPNRSDL
- the LOC104734398 gene encoding histone deacetylase HDT3, translating into MEFWGVEVKPDGSLRVDPGEDMLVHISQAALGDSKKKVKEPIQLFVEVGGQKLIIGNLSHGKFPQLSTELVLEKGFELSHNWKNGSVFFTGYKVDASDPEAEDMSDDEPAVGSAKAEPAVAASGVKQVNFQLPNAEVKAQEDDDEDDSEEDSSDDDESSDESGDEEEKKVTAEVDSDEDDEDDSSDDDEDDSSEEDTPKKPEESKKRSAEANSSKNTASNKKAKFVTPQKTESKKPHVHIATPHPSKQAGKNSGGSSNGESSKKQQTPKSAGAFGCNSCSRTFTSEMGLQSHTKAKHSAAA
- the LOC104737821 gene encoding uncharacterized protein LOC104737821, which encodes MPLLRRYVFNPTGITRVGEEEYNDQTEPQTRGYIHVNVTASTRVSLNEREHQRSAPLSCSWDLNSCHHVYAGLQNGMVLVFDMRQNKRPLASLVGVTSNPVHTIYHVFHVCLKRRVDGSYSQKQSSTQAIVDTITLPRTAIIDFGEERRQLFASYDDFTRELILQDPSSFTVSQRFALSSPHLLQDVKYAHLNGSGLLGLLTDDRLQLLSN